In the Populus trichocarpa isolate Nisqually-1 chromosome 1, P.trichocarpa_v4.1, whole genome shotgun sequence genome, one interval contains:
- the LOC7471703 gene encoding probable amino acid permease 7, giving the protein MAVKHELENSLLLDDDGRTRRTGTLWSCIAHIITAVIGSGVLSLAWSVAQLGWIAGPVAMLCFAIVTYVSVVLLSDCYRYPDPVTGTRNYSYMDAVRVNLGKTQTCLCGLFQYLFMYGICTAYVITTSTSMSAIRRSNCYHEKGHNAPCEYVYTPYMLIFGAVQIVTSQIPDFHSIEWLSVLAAIMSFAYSLIGFGLGLATVIENGMIKGSITGAPAATRAKKLWLVFEALGDIAYAYPYALILFEIQDTLKSPPPENKTMKKASMIALFLTTLFYLLCGCFGYAAFGNSTPGNLLTGLGFYEPYWLIDFANACIVLHLVGGYQLFSQPVFTFVERWSSKKFPNSGFLNNFYSIKLPLLPSFHINIFRICFRTAYVVSTTVIATVFPYFNQVLGLLGALNFWPLAIYFPVEMYFVQNKIEAWTRKWIVLRTFSFVCFLVSIVGLIGSIEGIVSAKSI; this is encoded by the exons ATGGCAGTCAAACATGAGCTAGAGAATAGTTTGTTGCTTGATGATGATGGGCGGACAAGAAGAACCG GAACCTTATGGAGTTGCATAGCTCATATAATTACGGCTGTCATCGGCTCTGGTGTTCTGTCTTTGGCTTGGAGTGTAGCACAGCTAGGATGGATAGCAGGTCCAGTTGCCATGCTTTGCTTTGCTATTGTCACCTATGTTTCTGTTGTGCTTCTTTCTGATTGCTACAGATATCCTGACCCTGTCACTGGAACACGAAACTACTCTTACATGGATGCTGTTAGAGTGAATCTTG GTAAAACCCAGACATGCCTTTGCGGATTGTTTCAATATCTGTTCATGTATGGGATTTGCACTGCATATGTCATTACCACTTCGACTAGTATGAG CGCAATTCGACGATCAAACTGTTACCATGAAAAAGGTCACAATGCACCTTGTGAATACGTGTATACTCCGTATATGCTGATATTCGGAGCTGTTCAGATTGTAACATCGCAGATACCAGATTTCCACAGCATAGAATGGCTTTCAGTTCTTGCTGCAATCATGTCTTTTGCCTACTCTCTTATAGGATTTGGACTTGGCTTGGCTACAGTAATAG AAAATGGGATGATCAAGGGAAGCATTACGGGTGCCCCAGCTGCTACTAGAGCTAAAAAACTATGGTTAGTCTTTGAAGCTCTTGGGGACATTGCTTACGCCTATCCATACGCACTAATTCTTTTTGAAATTCAG GATACTTTGAAGTCACCTCCACCTGAGAACAAGACCATGAAGAAGGCATCGATGATTGCACTCTTCTTGACAACATTATTTTACCTCTTATGTGGATGCTTTGGATACGCAGCTTTTGGCAACAGTACTCCTGGAAATCTTTTGACAGGACTTGGATTTTATGAGCCTTACTGGCTCATTGACTTTGCTAATGCTTGCATTGTTCTACATTTGGTTGGAGGCTATCAG CTCTTCAGTCAGCCAGTATTCACGTTTGTAGAACGTTGGTCCTCGAAGAAGTTCCCAAACAGTGGATTTCTGAATAACTTCTACAGCATCAAACTCCCACTGTTGCCTTCTTTTCACATTAATATTTTCAGGATATGTTTTCGAACAGCATATGTTGTGTCAACTACCGTGATTGCCACTGTTTTCCCTTACTTCAACCAAGTTCTGGGGCTATTAGGGGCCTTAAACTTTTGGCCATTAGCCATATATTTCCCAGTAGAAATGTATTTTGTACAGAACAAAATAGAGGCTTGGACAAGAAAATGGATTGTTCTCAGAACATTTAGCTTTGTTTGCTTTCTTGTATCAATTGTAGGCTTGATTGGGTCAATTGAAGGAATTGTAAGTGCTAAATCTATTTAG
- the LOC7471704 gene encoding uncharacterized protein LOC7471704 isoform X2, with product MGTKSRTNCFYALFFLLVGFQDSVQGRLLLINKPDPNDPAASARWLVSQNSWGVLNTISSDLGGAPFGNVVSFSDGLPGKGSGIPYFYLTTLDPTAKNALQDQRSSFTISEYPLGTCGKKDPENPSCAKITLTGKLKVLKENSKEAEIAKSALFVKHPEMRGWPKGHNFQFFKLDIEDIFLINWFGGPKPLTVDQYLHYKVNGLVDSL from the exons ATGGGTACCAAAAGCCGTACTAACTGTTTCTATgctctcttcttcctccttgTCGGTTTTCAAGATTCTGTGCAGGGAAGGttattattaatcaataaaCCTGACCCCAATGATCCTGCTGCATCGGCTCGTTGGCTGGTCTCTCAAAATTCTTGGGGTGTCTTAAA TACCATTTCAAGTGATCTGGGAGGAGCACCATTTGG GAATGTTGTTTCATTTAGTGATGGACTACCTGGCAAAGGTAGTGGCATCCCATACTTTTATTTGACAACTCTTGATCCAACTGCGAAAAATGCATTACAAGACCAGAGGTCTTCATTTACTATCAGCGAGTACCCTTTAGGAACTTGTGGAAAGAAAGACCCTGAGAACCCCTCTTGTGCAAAAATTACGTTGACTGGAAAG TTGAAGGtactaaaagaaaattctaagGAAGCAGAAATAGCTAAAAGCGCCCTGTTTGTGAAGCATCCAGAGATGAGGG GTTGGCCTAAGGGTCACAACTTCCAGTTCTTCAAATTAGACATCGAGGATATATTTTTGATCAATTGGTTCGGTGGTCCTAAGCCTCTCACAGTAGATCAGTATCTACATTATAAAGT GAATGGACTTGTTGATAGTTTGTGA
- the LOC7471704 gene encoding uncharacterized protein LOC7471704 isoform X1, producing the protein MGTKSRTNCFYALFFLLVGFQDSVQGRLLLINKPDPNDPAASARWLVSQNSWGVLNTISSDLGGAPFGNVVSFSDGLPGKGSGIPYFYLTTLDPTAKNALQDQRSSFTISEYPLGTCGKKDPENPSCAKITLTGKLKVLKENSKEAEIAKSALFVKHPEMRGWPKGHNFQFFKLDIEDIFLINWFGGPKPLTVDQYLHYKVIGLVDSL; encoded by the exons ATGGGTACCAAAAGCCGTACTAACTGTTTCTATgctctcttcttcctccttgTCGGTTTTCAAGATTCTGTGCAGGGAAGGttattattaatcaataaaCCTGACCCCAATGATCCTGCTGCATCGGCTCGTTGGCTGGTCTCTCAAAATTCTTGGGGTGTCTTAAA TACCATTTCAAGTGATCTGGGAGGAGCACCATTTGG GAATGTTGTTTCATTTAGTGATGGACTACCTGGCAAAGGTAGTGGCATCCCATACTTTTATTTGACAACTCTTGATCCAACTGCGAAAAATGCATTACAAGACCAGAGGTCTTCATTTACTATCAGCGAGTACCCTTTAGGAACTTGTGGAAAGAAAGACCCTGAGAACCCCTCTTGTGCAAAAATTACGTTGACTGGAAAG TTGAAGGtactaaaagaaaattctaagGAAGCAGAAATAGCTAAAAGCGCCCTGTTTGTGAAGCATCCAGAGATGAGGG GTTGGCCTAAGGGTCACAACTTCCAGTTCTTCAAATTAGACATCGAGGATATATTTTTGATCAATTGGTTCGGTGGTCCTAAGCCTCTCACAGTAGATCAGTATCTACATTATAAAGT GATTGGACTTGTTGATAGTTTGTGA